GGAATTAGATTCAGATATATCTTCGGAAGCGCTTTTGGAAAAGCTAAACGAGAACCTCTCAGAAGACATAAAGATAGTGAAGGTCGCAGAGCGAGAGGGAAAAGAGTCCATAATGTCGCTTATAGAGTGGGGACAGTATGTAGTAAAGGTAGTGCCTAACTCCGAGTACATTTTGGAAGAAGTGCAGAAAAAATTGGACAGCTTCTTGAAGTTGGAAGAAGTGATAGAGCACAAGGAAAAAAAGAAGAAAAACAAAGTGACTACTAGAGAGGTCAACATAAGACCCAATATAAAGAGAGTTGACCTTATGACTGTAGAGAACGGCGAGATCATGATGAATATGTTTCTGAAGACTGGGAGTAACGGCAATCTAAAACCTGAGGTAGTGGTGGCTAAACTGGTGGAGTATGCAGATATGGACTTGGATCTGGAATCTGTGAAAGTTCATAGGGTGGACTTGTTCGTGGAACGAGACGGAAAAATAGTCACACCTATCTAGAAGGAGAATGAAATGAACAAGATCATCGTAGACATAGGGATAAAGGAAAACAGAATAGCTATAATAGAAAATGACGAACTAGCTGAACTATACGTGGAGAGGGAAGACGACAAGAAGCTGAGCGGGAACATATACAAAGGCAGGGTGGTAAATGTGCTTCCGGGAATGGAGGCGGCCTTTGTGGATATAGGGCTTCAAAAGAACGCCTTTCTCTACCTCAAGGATGCAATCCCTGTAGAACTACTGAAGATGGGAAAAAAGAAAGTTGAAGAGCTGTCTATAGCCGATGTAGTCAAAAGAGGCGAAGAAATAGTAGTTCAGATTGTAAAGGAGCCCTTTGAAAGCAAAGGGGCCAGGATTACAAGGTACTTGAGCGTGCCAGGCAGGTATGTGGTGCTCATGCCTTTCAACAGCTATATAGGTGTCTCTAGAAAGATAAGCTCCGATGAAGAGAGGTCGAGGCTTAAGCATCTTGCGGAAGAGATTCTTCCAAAGGGCATGGGATGCATAATCAGGACTGCGAGCGGCGGAATATCAAAAGAAGATCTGGAGTCGGATATAAACTTTCTTGTGAACACCTTTGAAAAGCTGAACACCGAGAGCAAACTGAAAAGACCTCCAAGCCTTCTCTACAGAGAGCTGGACATAATACAGAGGATGGCCAGAGACTATATAGACTCAAGCGTGGACAAGATAGTCGTAAACGACAAGGATAAGTACGAGGAGATAAAGGAGATAACAAGGCTGATATCTCCGGAGTACGAGCAAAAGGTGGAGTACTTTGACGAAAGCCACGACATATTCGGATTCTTGGGCGTGGAGAAGATGATAAGGAATGCCATAAACAGGGTTGTTAGGCTTGAAAACGGAGGCTATATAGTCATAGATGAGACAGAGGCGCTGACTTCCATAGACGTGAACACGGGGAAATTCATAGGAGGCAGAGATCTAGACGACACAGTGGTCCAGATGAACATAGAGGCCGCTGTGGAAATAGCCAAGCAGATAAGGCTTAGGAATATAGGCGGAATAATAATAATAGACTTCATAGATATGAAAGACAAGCGAAATGAGGAATCCGTTATAAGGGCACTTGAAGAGGCGCTTAAAAAAGACAGGACCAAGACAAATGTGCTGGGTATGACGAGGCTCGGGCTTGTGGAGATGACCAGAAAGAAGTCGAGCAGCAGGCTTACATCGAGGCTTCTCAGAAACTGCCCTTACTGCGATGGAAACGGAAAGATAAACTCCGAGGAAGTTGTGGTGACAAATATACAGAACGAAGTCAAGAGGGCGTACAGGAACACCAATGTGGAGGCCATAGTCTTCGAGATAAACCCGCTTGTGAATGAATATATAAAGGAAAAGAAGCACGACTTCGAAGGCGTGCTCAAAGAGAACTTCAACATAGAGATAACGCTGAAGGAAAACAGGGATATATTTTTTGACGAGTTGAAGGT
This is a stretch of genomic DNA from Andreesenia angusta. It encodes these proteins:
- a CDS encoding TIGR03936 family radical SAM-associated protein, which produces MKNMRLKFIKRGNMIYISHLDLMRFFQRTFRRAGIMLRHTEGFNPQPKMSFATALALGTSSDGEYMDVELDSDISSEALLEKLNENLSEDIKIVKVAEREGKESIMSLIEWGQYVVKVVPNSEYILEEVQKKLDSFLKLEEVIEHKEKKKKNKVTTREVNIRPNIKRVDLMTVENGEIMMNMFLKTGSNGNLKPEVVVAKLVEYADMDLDLESVKVHRVDLFVERDGKIVTPI
- a CDS encoding Rne/Rng family ribonuclease, which codes for MNKIIVDIGIKENRIAIIENDELAELYVEREDDKKLSGNIYKGRVVNVLPGMEAAFVDIGLQKNAFLYLKDAIPVELLKMGKKKVEELSIADVVKRGEEIVVQIVKEPFESKGARITRYLSVPGRYVVLMPFNSYIGVSRKISSDEERSRLKHLAEEILPKGMGCIIRTASGGISKEDLESDINFLVNTFEKLNTESKLKRPPSLLYRELDIIQRMARDYIDSSVDKIVVNDKDKYEEIKEITRLISPEYEQKVEYFDESHDIFGFLGVEKMIRNAINRVVRLENGGYIVIDETEALTSIDVNTGKFIGGRDLDDTVVQMNIEAAVEIAKQIRLRNIGGIIIIDFIDMKDKRNEESVIRALEEALKKDRTKTNVLGMTRLGLVEMTRKKSSSRLTSRLLRNCPYCDGNGKINSEEVVVTNIQNEVKRAYRNTNVEAIVFEINPLVNEYIKEKKHDFEGVLKENFNIEITLKENRDIFFDELKVVRMGSLDFVNAFIAEKYGSNS